From Pseudonocardia autotrophica, one genomic window encodes:
- a CDS encoding D-alanine--D-alanine ligase family protein, with protein sequence MSSERVRVAVVFGGRSSEHAISCVSAGSVLTHLDRDRFEVIPVGISRDGAWVVGPGDPEQLTISGRTLPEVDAGADALVLPGEPGRGLVRLDAGRAGEALADIDVVFPILHGAFGEDGTVQGLLEMAGVPYVGAGVLASAVGMDKEFAKKLLRAEGLDVAEGVVLRPGTDIGFADRDRLGLPLFVKPARAGSSMGVSRVTDPAALDAAIAQARLHDPKVLVEAAVPGREVECAVLEFPDGSVRASLPAGLRYSGEFYDFDSKYLDVSELDIPAKLDDEITESVRWKAITAFRALDVQGLARVDFFVTDEGAITVNEVNTMPGFTASSAFPKMWAVTGLDYPELLTTLVETALRRGTGLR encoded by the coding sequence ATGAGTTCCGAGCGGGTCAGGGTGGCTGTCGTCTTCGGCGGCCGCAGTTCCGAGCACGCGATCAGCTGCGTCTCCGCGGGCAGCGTGCTGACCCACCTGGACCGGGACCGGTTCGAGGTGATCCCGGTCGGCATCAGCCGTGACGGCGCCTGGGTCGTCGGGCCGGGCGACCCGGAGCAGCTGACGATCTCCGGACGCACCCTGCCCGAGGTCGACGCCGGCGCGGACGCACTGGTCCTCCCCGGGGAGCCCGGGCGCGGCCTGGTCCGGCTGGACGCCGGGCGGGCCGGCGAGGCGCTCGCCGACATCGACGTCGTGTTCCCGATCCTGCACGGCGCGTTCGGTGAGGACGGCACCGTGCAGGGGCTGCTGGAGATGGCCGGCGTGCCCTACGTCGGCGCCGGTGTGCTCGCGTCCGCGGTCGGGATGGACAAGGAGTTCGCCAAGAAGCTGCTGCGCGCGGAGGGCCTGGACGTCGCCGAGGGCGTCGTGCTCCGGCCGGGCACCGACATCGGCTTCGCCGACCGCGACCGGCTCGGGCTGCCGCTGTTCGTCAAGCCGGCCCGCGCCGGATCGTCGATGGGGGTGAGCCGGGTGACCGACCCGGCCGCGCTGGACGCCGCGATCGCCCAGGCCCGCCTGCACGACCCGAAGGTGCTGGTCGAGGCCGCCGTGCCGGGCCGCGAGGTGGAGTGCGCGGTGCTGGAGTTCCCGGACGGCAGCGTCCGGGCCAGCCTGCCCGCCGGGCTCCGCTACTCCGGCGAGTTCTACGACTTCGACTCCAAGTACCTCGACGTCTCCGAGCTGGACATACCGGCGAAGCTGGACGACGAGATCACCGAGTCGGTGCGCTGGAAGGCGATCACCGCGTTCCGGGCGCTGGACGTGCAGGGGCTGGCCCGGGTCGACTTCTTCGTGACCGACGAGGGCGCGATCACGGTGAACGAGGTCAACACGATGCCCGGGTTCACCGCCAGCTCGGCGTTCCCCAAGATGTGGGCGGTGACCGGGCTCGACTACCCCGAGCTGCTGACGACGCTGGTCGAGACCGCGCTGCGGCGGGGGACCGGCCTGCGGTAG
- a CDS encoding DUF3515 domain-containing protein yields MAVALPLLLALVVAGLGIHTRLTAGPDTGPISLPAVAAPQAATPACRAVLDALPAELPGDPPMVGREQAPDTPGALVWAAEPEPVVLRCGTERPAELGPTSPLIVVNGVNWLPLTGAPDARSDTYAVVDREVYLELSAPTETGPGPLQAVADAVGATLPGQPVQVR; encoded by the coding sequence GTGGCCGTCGCCCTGCCCCTGCTGCTGGCGCTCGTCGTCGCCGGGCTCGGCATCCACACCCGGCTCACCGCAGGCCCGGACACCGGGCCGATCTCGCTGCCCGCCGTCGCGGCACCGCAGGCTGCCACCCCCGCCTGCCGCGCCGTGCTCGACGCGCTCCCGGCCGAGCTCCCCGGCGATCCGCCGATGGTGGGCCGCGAGCAGGCCCCCGACACACCGGGCGCCCTGGTCTGGGCGGCCGAGCCGGAGCCGGTGGTGCTGCGCTGCGGCACCGAGCGGCCGGCGGAGCTGGGGCCGACCTCGCCGCTGATCGTCGTCAACGGGGTGAACTGGCTGCCGCTGACCGGCGCGCCGGACGCCCGTTCGGACACCTACGCCGTCGTCGACCGCGAGGTGTACCTGGAGCTCAGCGCTCCCACCGAGACCGGGCCGGGCCCGCTGCAGGCGGTCGCCGACGCGGTCGGCGCCACCCTGCCAGGGCAGCCGGTGCAGGTGCGGTAG
- a CDS encoding Lrp/AsnC family transcriptional regulator — protein MVQAYILVQTEVGKAASVASEIGGLPGVISAEDVTGPYDVIVRAEADDVDELGRLVVARVQNVNGITRTLTCPVVKLN, from the coding sequence GTGGTGCAGGCATACATCCTCGTCCAGACGGAGGTCGGCAAGGCCGCCTCCGTCGCCTCCGAGATCGGAGGCCTGCCGGGGGTCATCTCGGCGGAGGACGTCACCGGACCGTACGACGTGATCGTGCGCGCCGAGGCCGACGACGTCGACGAGCTCGGCCGGCTCGTCGTCGCACGGGTGCAGAACGTGAACGGGATCACCCGCACGCTCACCTGCCCCGTGGTCAAGCTCAACTGA
- a CDS encoding thiamine-phosphate kinase, translated as MTPEGGSEASVSLREVGEFRVIDRITTDRVQPDTTLLGPGDDSAVVAAPDGRVVACTDVLVEGVHFRLDWSTPEQVGRKAAAANMADVAAMGAVPTSLLVGLACPSETPAKQLEELADGLWAEASSAGAGLVGGDLTSGPVMVVSVTALGSLQGREPVLRSGARPGDRVAVCGRLGWSAAGLAVLGRGFRSPAELVNAHRVPVPPYAAGPAAAAAGATSMIDVSDGLLADLAHVARASAVAVRLRSRAFTVPARLAEIGSALGLDPLRWLLTGGEDHALVATFPPDTALPADWAEVGTVEPADSAGPEVTVDGRPYDGDAGWIHFAKY; from the coding sequence ATCACGCCCGAGGGCGGTTCCGAGGCGAGCGTCTCATTGAGGGAGGTGGGTGAGTTCCGGGTGATCGACCGGATCACCACCGACCGTGTCCAGCCGGACACCACCCTGCTGGGGCCCGGCGACGACTCGGCGGTCGTCGCCGCCCCGGACGGACGGGTGGTGGCCTGCACCGATGTCCTCGTCGAGGGCGTGCACTTCCGGCTGGACTGGTCCACCCCCGAGCAGGTGGGCCGCAAGGCGGCCGCGGCGAACATGGCCGATGTGGCCGCGATGGGCGCGGTGCCCACCTCGTTGCTGGTCGGGCTGGCCTGCCCGTCCGAGACGCCCGCGAAGCAGCTCGAGGAGCTGGCCGACGGCCTGTGGGCGGAGGCGTCGTCGGCGGGTGCCGGGCTGGTCGGAGGCGACCTGACGTCGGGGCCGGTGATGGTGGTGTCGGTCACCGCGCTCGGGTCGTTGCAGGGCCGGGAGCCGGTGCTGCGGTCCGGCGCCCGGCCGGGTGACCGGGTCGCGGTGTGCGGACGGCTGGGCTGGTCGGCGGCCGGGCTGGCGGTGCTCGGCCGCGGGTTCCGGTCGCCGGCGGAGCTGGTGAACGCGCACCGGGTGCCCGTTCCGCCCTACGCCGCCGGTCCGGCGGCGGCGGCCGCCGGTGCCACCTCGATGATCGACGTGTCGGACGGGCTGCTGGCCGATCTGGCGCACGTGGCGCGCGCCTCCGCGGTGGCGGTGCGGTTGCGGTCGCGGGCGTTCACGGTCCCGGCCAGACTGGCCGAGATCGGCTCCGCGCTCGGTCTGGACCCGCTGCGCTGGCTGCTCACCGGGGGCGAGGACCACGCGCTGGTCGCGACGTTCCCGCCGGACACGGCGCTGCCGGCGGACTGGGCCGAGGTGGGCACGGTGGAGCCGGCCGACTCCGCCGGCCCGGAGGTCACGGTGGACGGGCGGCCCTACGACGGCGACGCCGGATGGATCCACTTCGCGAAATATTGA